One region of Camelina sativa cultivar DH55 chromosome 6, Cs, whole genome shotgun sequence genomic DNA includes:
- the LOC104792170 gene encoding peroxisomal and mitochondrial division factor 1-like produces MADEVVIHSDVEDRSAKGISESDHDGVESKELEGKIEESEIKNQELKKENLDLKERVERLTGEIEEMQGVEEEMNQRFGEMEKEIEEYEEEKKALESISTRAVELETEVSDLQDDLITSLNGVDKTAEEVVELKKALAEKVEKLEGCEKEAEGLRKDRAEVEKRVRDLERKIGVLEVREMEEKSKKLRLEEELREKADEKERVIDELQKKVGVLSLELVKNGEELEKLKSEKKLTEVALSETQKREKVMELKKEEFLKKVEEGNKTVFGLNERARNLSNGVRDTNGGDQKGSVEAEFQWPVVAAGSVGAVGLVAATLFVCYSKLR; encoded by the coding sequence ATGGCGGATGAGGTGGTTATTCACAGCGATGTTGAAGATCGGTCGGCGAAGGGGATCTCCGAGTCCGATCATGACGGTGTAGAGTCAAAGGAACTGGAGGGGAAGATTGAGGAATCGGAGATCAAGAACCAGGAGCTCAAGAAGGAGAATCTCGATTTGAAGGAGAGGGTAGAGAGGCTTACGGGAGAAATTGAAGAGATGCAAGGTGTAGAAGAGGAGATGAATCAGAGATTCGGagaaatggagaaagagattgaggaatacgaggaagagaagaaggcgCTGGAATCTATTTCTACGAGAGCTGTGGAGCTTGAAACTGAGGTGTCGGATCTTCAGGATGATCTTATCACTTCCTTGAACGGCGTGGATAAGACTGCGGAAGAAGTGGTGGAGCTGAAGAAGGCGTTGGCAGAGAAAGTGGAGAAGCTGGAAGGGTGTGAGAAGGAAGCTGAGGGTTTAAGGAAAGATAGAGCTGAGGTTGAGAAGAGGGTTAGGGATTTGGAGAGGAAAATTGGGGTTTTGGAAGTGAGGGAAATGGAGGAGAAGAGTAAGAAGCTCAGATTAGAAGAGGAGCTGAGGGAGAAAGctgatgagaaagagagagtgattgATGAATTGCAGAAGAAAGTTGGTGTTTTGAGTCTGGAATTGGTGAAGAATGGAGAGGAATTGGAGAAATTGAAGTCTGAGAAGAAGCTCACGGAGGTAGCTTTGAGTGAAACTCAAAAAAGGGAGAAGGTGATGGAGTTGAAGAAGGAAGAGTTTCTGAAGAAGGTTGAGGAAGGTAATAAGACTGTTTTTGGGTTGAATGAGAGAGCCAGGAATCTTAGTAATGGGGTCAGAGACACAAATGGTGGTGACCAAAAGGGTTCCGTGGAAGCAGAGTTTCAGTGGCCAGTGGTTGCTGCTGGATCTGTTGGAGCTGTTGGTTTGGTTGCAGCAACCTTGTTCGTCTGCTATTCTAAGCTAAGGTGA
- the LOC104792171 gene encoding transcription factor PAR2-like codes for MEKTLASSHTKRSSPSSSTAVNTTSSTGFNRRTKQRLSDATASVSETTRVEDDDDDDEEEGVEEKIEALQTIVPGGTALGVDALFEETASYILALQCQINAIKVLTAFLERCEKDDMKFGG; via the coding sequence ATGGAGAAAACCCTAGCCTCTTCCCACACCAAACGCTCTTCGCCATCTTCATCCACCGCTGTGAACACAACAAGCTCAACCGGTTTCAACCGCAGAACCAAACAGAGGTTGTCTGATGCAACGGCGAGTGTAAGCGAGACGACCCGcgtagaagatgatgatgacgacgacgaagaagaaggagtggAGGAGAAGATCGAGGCGCTGCAGACAATAGTCCCCGGAGGAACGGCTCTTGGTGTAGATGCGCTGTTCGAAGAGACAGCTAGTTACATTTTGGCTCTGCAGTGTCAGATAAATGCCATCAAAGTCCTTACTGCGTTTCTTGAGCGCTGTGAGAAAGATGATATGAAGTTTGGAGGTTGA
- the LOC104792167 gene encoding putative F-box protein At3g58820, giving the protein MDRVSSLPNELLCHVLSFLTTKEAALTSILSKRWRNLLAFVPYLYIDDSVFLHPEEGKRHRPEIIQSFMDFVDRILALQANSPIQKCSLKCLSAVDSDRVDRWIHNVLLRGVSDLDLLVILDSDGDDNYQLSPKSFECRTLVKLKIDCGVEIDWLAGSFFLPMLKTLVIDSAWVNNFEILLHDLPALEELVLVNVIWKDDDVNVSSASLKTLTIYDGEFFGSVSFDTPSLTYFNYNGYVAPDYPLVKMKNLCGARIVFSLTEEELQRLREPNDDHHHHHWHHDIALGFSNVWKLFHGIQHVQHLDLFPDTLEVLSLCCESMPVFKNLKSLDIKSDKERSWQAMPVLLRNCPHLETLVIEGLLHHATNKCGDACDCISREDKGHSLTSCPVKILEIQGFLGTMKEMTMIKHFLDYFPCLKKMEIYIEENDPTELRIPEVSKRILQMIEDYNKSSSCNVQLLVSDYLYKKWTANRSL; this is encoded by the exons ATGGATCGCGTTAGCAGTCTACCAAACGAGCTTCTTTGTCATGTACTCTCCTTCCTTACCACAAAGGAGGCTGCTTTGACTTCGATTCTCTCCAAGAGGTGGCGCAACCTCCTTGCATTTGTTCCTTATCTTTACATTGATGACTCTGTCTTTCTTCATCCGGAAGAGGGTAAGCGGCATAGGCCCGAAATCATACAGAGCTTCATGGATTTTGTGGATAGAATATTGGCTTTGCAGGCTAATTCTCCCATTCAGAAATGCTCCCTCAAGTGTTTATCCGCGGTTGATTCTGATCGTGTGGATCGTTGGATACACAATGTGTTGCTGCGTGGTGTTTCGGACCTTGATCTATTAGTCATCTTGGATTCAGATGGAGATGATAACTATCAGCTGTCTCCAAAATCTTTCGAGTGCAGGACACTTGTTAAGCTCAAGATAGACTGTGGAGTTGAAATTGATTGGTTGGCTGGTAGCTTTTTCTTACCTATGCTTAAAACTCTCGTTATTGACTCAGCTTGGGTTAATAACTTTGAGATTCTTCTTCATGATTTGCCTGCACTTGAGGAATTAGTCCTGGTTAATGTGATCTGGAAAGATGATGATGTGAACGTTTCTAGTGCAAGCCTCAAGACCCTAACAATATATGACGGCGAATTCTTTGGCTCTGTATCATTTGATACACCGAGTCTCACTTACTTTAATTACAATGGTTATGTTGCCCCGGACTATCCACTTGTTAAGATGAAAAACTTATGTGGTGCTCGAATTGTCTTTTCATTAACTGAAGAGGAACTACAGCGACTTAGAGAACCaaatgatgatcatcatcatcatcattggcACCACGACATTGCTCTCGGATTTAGTAATGTGTGGAAACTCTTTCATGGCATACAACATGTTCAGCATCTGGACTTGTTTCCGGATACTCTCGAG GTGCTTTCTCTATGCTGTGAATCGATGCCAGtgttcaaaaacctcaaatcgtTAGATATTAAGAGTGACAAGGAACGAAGTTGGCAGGCAATGCCAGTTCTTCTAAGGAACTGTCCACATTTAGAAACCTTAGTCATTGAG GGTCTGTTGCACCATGCGACAAATAAATGCGGGGATGCTTGTGACTGCATTTCTCGGGAGGACAAAGGTCATTCGCTCACATCTTGCCCAgtcaagattttagagattcaggGGTTTCTAGGAACAATGAAAGAGATGACAATGATAAAGCATTTCTTGGACTATTTCCCATGTTTGAAGAAGATGGAAATTTATATTGAAGAGAATGATCCTACAGAGCTCAGAATCCCGGAAGTGTCTAAACGTATCCTGCAGATGATAGAAGACTACAACAAGTCATCGAGTTGCAATGTCCAACTCCTTGTGAGTGATTACTTGTACAAGAAGTGGACTGCAAATAGAAGTCtctga
- the LOC104792168 gene encoding uncharacterized protein LOC104792168 codes for MQTPSMAASSTTFYYPIPKSFLLSSPPRYKRNPNLISCSTKPICSSPPSPSPPLQTTTNHRSQKQSLRLPTFEDSFLLYQFSSSNEDPGFSNRIPEQFDGEPRELVLPSVEDNKGLAISSNMWWADLKAAVGQRINVEGIVSSVSVIVRDRRLVIPHVSVKDLRYIDWGELKRKGFKGVVFDKDNTLTAPYSLAIWPPLRPSIERCKAVFGHDIAVFSNSAGLTEYDHDDSKAKALEAEIGIRVLRHRVKKPAGTAEEVEKHFGCTSSELIMVGDRPFTDIVYGNRNGFLTVLTEPLSRAEEPFIVRQVRRLELALLKRWLRKGLKPVDHSLVSDVTQFIKVPSDL; via the exons ATGCAGACCCCATCGATGGCTGCCTCCTCCACTACCTTCTACTACCCAATCCCTAAAAGTTTCCTTCTTTCATCTCCTCCCCGTTACAAACGAAACCCTAATCTCATCTCTTGCTCCACCAAACCCATCTGCTCTTCTCCTCCTTCGCCTTCTCCTCCTCTGCAAACGACAACAAACCATCGAAGCCAAAAGCAGAGTCTGCGTTTACCCACTTTTGAAGATTCGTTTCTTCTTTACCAATTCAGCTCCTCAAACGAAGACCCAGGATTCTCTAACCGGATCCCTGAACAATTCGACGGAGAGCCACGCGAGTTGGTGTTGCCGAGTGTAGAAGACAACAAGGGGTTGGCGATTTCGTCGAACATGTGGTGGGCAGATCTGAAAGCGGCTGTTGGGCAACGAATCAATGTTGAGGGTATCGTTTCTTCGGTCTCCGTTATCGTTAGGGATCGTCGTTTGGTTATCCCGCATGTTTCTGTGAAAGATTTGAGGTACATTGATTGGGGAGAGCTCAAGAGAAAGGGATTCAAAGGTGTAGTGTTCGATAAAGATAATACTCTTACGGCTCCTTATTCTCTAGCGATTTGGCCACCACTCCGGCCTTCTATTGAGCGGTGTAAAGCCGTATTTGGTCATGACATCGCCGTTTTTAGCAATTCCGCTG GGCTTACAGAATATGATCATGATGATTCGAAAGCTAAAGCATTGGAGGCTGAAATAGGAATTAGAGTATTGAGGCATA GAGTAAAGAAGCCTGCGGGAACTGCTGAAGAAGTCGAGAAACACTTTGGTTGCACATCTTCGGAGCTAATCATG GTGGGTGATCGACCTTTCACAGATATTGTTTACGGAAACAGAAACGGGTTTCTAACCGTGTTAACCGAACCTTTGAGTCGAGCTGAGGAGCCTTTCATTGTTAGACAG GTGAGGAGATTAGAGTTGGCCTTGTTGAAACGTTGGTTGAGAAAAGGTTTGAAGCCTGTAGATCATAGTTTGGTATCAGATGTAACACAGTTTATTAAGGTTCCATCAGATTTGTAA